The genomic region TCCTACAGCTGACAGGCCGCCCTCTTGATGAAACGAATTATAATATCCCAACCAAATGAATTATGAACGAACACAACACCATTGAAAAAATGAAACAGATGCGCATGGGTACCATGGCGGAACTTTACCACAAGAATCTGACAGAACATCTCTATCAGGACATGTCGGCCGACGAACTGTTGGCCTTTCTAGTGGACAGCGAATGGGAGTACAGGCAGAACAAAAGCATAGACAACCTCATACGTCAGGCAGGGTTTAAACAGGCCGCTGCGGCAACTGACATTGATTACCATAACTCCCGTAACCTGGACAGGGGGCTGTTTGAGAGATTGCTCGGACTGGCCTTCATCAAAAACCGGACGAACATCATCCTTACCGGGGCCACCGGATCCGGGAAAAGTTACCTGGCCCAGTGTCTTGGGGTCAGGGCCTGCCAGCACAGGTTCAGGACGCTTTATTACAATACGGCCAGGTTTTTTGATGCGGTAAGATTGGCCAAGCTGGAAGGTACCTACCATAAACTGCTCAAAAAGCTCGAAAAAACCAATGTGCTCATCTTGGACGACTTTGGTCTGGCCCCGATGGATGGGCAGGCCAGGATTGCCCTTATGGACATCATGGAAGACCGCTATGAGAAAAGTTCAACGATCATTGCATCACAGATACCGGTCAGCCAATGGCATGGAACCATTGGTGATGACAGCATTGCAGATGCCGTGCTCGACAGGCTCGTATACTCCTCACATAGGATAGAACTGGAAGGAGAATCCATGAGAAGCAAAAAGAAGTTGGACAATTAAATTTTAACCCTATTATTGCACTTGGAAAGTGGCCCAATGATTCCCGGAATCCGTGGCCCAGTATACGCCGGAAACACTGGCCCAGCATCGCCGGAATAGACAACTCCAAAACAAATTGTTCCGGTGTAAAAATTGAAACTATTTTTTGTGAGGGATAACAATCAGGAAATTTTATGGAATATATTTCAAAATACATTTTAATTAAGTTAAATTACAAATAATGTATTGTAAGTTGGTGTAAGGAATTGTTTTATATTTTGCTCATCAAGGTTACAATTGTATCGGTACCACTAGTAATGGTTTGTTTAAGAAAAATTTTTAGTCAACAATTAAACCTGAGCCTATGTTATTATTAATTAAAAAGTTATGGGCGATGTTATTGGTTATTGCCCTAAGCATCACCTTTGTTAGTTGTATCTCCGAAACTGGTATTGATTCCAAAAATGATCAAATATTCAGGTTAGAGAGTGAAGCGCCCATTCCGTTCGATAATCCATTGGTGAATCTGAGAATGGATCCTGAAATGCTTAAATTGCTTTCCAATTTGCGGAAAGCCACGGCCAAGTATCACCGTTTAGAAGTTGCTGAGGAGAATGGATATGAAATGGGGTCTGAATGTGTTTCTGTTCCTGGCCTTGGAGGAATGGGTTATCACTTTGTGAACTTCCCGGCGATCACTGAGGGATATGATCCTGCCAACCCACAAGCCCTTCTTTATGAAAAAACAGAAAATGGTCATATGCAATTGGTGGCGGTGGAATTTGTTATTGATAAAGCATTTTGGGATGCTGAAAATGATCAACCACCCTTTTTTGGGAGC from Echinicola jeungdonensis harbors:
- the istB gene encoding IS21-like element helper ATPase IstB codes for the protein MNEHNTIEKMKQMRMGTMAELYHKNLTEHLYQDMSADELLAFLVDSEWEYRQNKSIDNLIRQAGFKQAAAATDIDYHNSRNLDRGLFERLLGLAFIKNRTNIILTGATGSGKSYLAQCLGVRACQHRFRTLYYNTARFFDAVRLAKLEGTYHKLLKKLEKTNVLILDDFGLAPMDGQARIALMDIMEDRYEKSSTIIASQIPVSQWHGTIGDDSIADAVLDRLVYSSHRIELEGESMRSKKKLDN